The Anaerolineae bacterium DNA window ATGGGCGGTGAGCTACAGCTCATGCGCTGCGCCCAGATAGGCTTCCAGAACCTTCGGGTCCTGCGAGACTTCCATGGTCGGGCCTTCGGCGATCTTGGTGCCGTACTGGAGCACCGCCAG harbors:
- a CDS encoding ABC transporter ATP-binding protein, whose translation is LAVLQYGTKIAEGPTMEVSQDPKVLEAYLGAAHEL